In the Bos javanicus breed banteng chromosome 4, ARS-OSU_banteng_1.0, whole genome shotgun sequence genome, TTCAATGAATATAGTGCTCAGTTTATACCAGTGATTATTCTAAGTCCTCTGAAAGTAAAATTCTTTTTGCCACTAAATGCCTTTTCTCATTACGTTtatcatatttataatataagTTACTGATATATGTAAGGTTAAAAACTTTTCAAACTGTGTATGAATATTGTATTAATGGTAAAAAAAACTTCCAAAAGCAGATAATATGATTTTTCTGTGGAACGATATCAGggttaaaaattatttcctacaAAGCACCCAGATTGTTTTCATCTAGCATCTTACTACgttatcaatatttatttttttataagatCTTATTACTACAAAGCGTAAATGGTTGTGATTGAGAGAAATGTATAACAGCTGCTTCTTGTATGAGAACCTTTTATgttactcctttttaaaaatagattattatATGTGTCTTGGACTGTGTTCCTATAATATCTTCAAAAGAAGTATAAATCACTGTTGTTTAATACAAACCTGTTTACACTGGTAGAATAAAGTTTTCTGTCAAATTCTGCAGCAAGTCCAAATTTTACCCTAAAACATGTAGTGTGTTAGAGCCAACTCTGAATATCCAGGCTATTTGGTACAGGAAcaacatatataaagaactctcttgcctttctttgtctttttgatgTGTTTCCTATTATAAAATATGAGTCTGCCCTCTTAACATGTTTAGTtctctttcagaacttgaatACTTGAATTTTAGAGTTCCCAAACCACTAGCTAAAGAAGACTAGAAATGTTGGACTACATTATAGATGGTTGGAATTGAGGCTGATTCCAGTAAAGAGAATGGAATATTAGTAGTTTTATAAGATACAGTATTCCTTTTATGTTAGCTAAACCATTTTTTGAATTAACatctccttattttaaaaatattaatataaaagccTTAGGTTTAATGCTTCTTATAGACAGGAAATGGTTTGATTTGTTATATTACTATGAAGAATATTTGAATAGAACTTTTTAGTTAACAAAATTCTTCACTAGTTCTACAGACTAtacaacagaatgaaaaagaaacataatccatagaaaatatgaatagattTTATCCTTTGTAGTAACATATATGTTTTACTTGAAGGACCCTGAGTTATACTTCTCAGACAAAAGCTTTGGCTGCACACCTCATACCTTAGCTTTCTTTGCTGCAGAGGTGATATGGCAGTTGTTGTCATGAAGATGCTGTTGTATGGTAGGAACAGTTGTCTTTGTGGCCCTTGGGTTACCTGTATATACAGGCCTGGAGTCTGGCATTATTGTTAAAATATAgcaaagttttcctttttttaatttcaggtttcCTCTACATGACAAAGAAAGACTTGAAAAATGGTTAAAGAATATGAAACGAGATTCATGGGTTCCAAGTAAATACCAGTTCCTGTGTAGTGACCATTTTACTCCTGACTCTCTTGACATCAGATGGGGTATTCGCTATTTGAAACAAACTGCAATTCCAACAATATTTGCTTTGCCTGAAGACAATCAGGTATTGGAGGCAGGGAGTAGGGGAGAAGGGGCTAATGCTGAGTATGGTGGCAGATTGCAGGGTGGCAGGTAGTCAGGAAgggggaggagagtgaaaaataacTGTTGGGAAAACACATACTTAAGAAAGGAAAACTCATGTGTACTTTTACTGAAagtgataattttttaataaaccaTTCTGAAGCATAGCTTAAGAGGAGCCAAAGATAACACATACATAAATTATCAGGTTaagtttttaatgtaaattaatgATTTAAGATTTTTCTACTAGTCTTGTGAATGAtctgagatttttctttatatattgattatgcataatttttttaaaaaatgctttcacaTACATTTTGAGCTGTTAACatactgaaaacattttttaactgAATAAATTTGTTTGGTCAGTATACTACTCAAAGTTGTATGGAAATAGCACTAACTAATAAGAGGATAAAGCCTagtaaggacatcttttttagaatttgaaaatgttattttataggAGAAAGatccttccaaaaaaaaatctcagaagaaaaaattgaaaagtgaGAAAGAAGTATGCCTAAAAGCCAAGTCAGAAGAATCTTTTGCATCAAATGAGCCAAAGAAGCATCCAGTTAATACAGATCTCCTCCCTGAACATGCAGAATTACTTGAATCATCTGCCTTGGTAAAACCACCAGATCCAAAAGCAGAAAGTGTGCAAAATAACATATTAACTCTTAGTCTAGTTAAACAAGGTCCCAGAAAACCAGAATCTATATTGGAAACATCAGTTAACCAAGACATGGGTATAGGTGGTTTTCACACATCATTTGAGAATCTAAGTTCTACAACTATTACTTTGACAACTGCAAGTTCAGAGGGCATTCAGCAGCCTTTAGAAACCCAAGAAGTGATTGAAATAACTACTAATCATCTTGCTAACCCACACTTTACAAATAATTCTGTGGAAATTAAGTCAGCACAGGAAAATCCATTCATACTCAGCACAGTTACTCAAACAGTTGAAGAATTAAACACGGATAAAGAATCCGTTATTGCCATTTTTGTACCTACAGAAAATTCCAAACCTGCGATTAATTCTTTTATACCTGCCCccaaagaaacagtggaaatggaagAAGATATAGACATTGAAGACTCATATAAGGATGTAGACTATGAGACAGAAGTTTTACAGATTGAGCATTCTTACTGCAGACAAGATGTAAATAAGGAACATCTTTGGCAGAAAGTGTCTAAACTACATTCAAAGATAACTCTCCTTGAGTTACAGGAACAACAAACTCTAGGGAGATTGAAGTCTTTGGAAGCTCTTATAAGGCAGCTAAAACAGGAAAACTGGCTATCTGAAGAAAATGTCAAGATTATAGAAAACCATTTCACGACATATGAAGTTACTATGATATAGATTAAGAGGTTTCCAAGTTTGTGACTTTCATGTAAGGTTTCTGTTAGCCAAACCAAATTCTGTGTAAAGTGAACTTTTTCCTGTGTAAAGTTCTTAACCTTAAGCCAAGCAAGTGCTCTAATGTTATGAACTGCATCCTATTCTTAttatgctcatttttttaaaacaactcgAGAATTGTTGGGTAGATGACATTTCATTGCTTgttaattttccaaatttaaagtaaaaacttAGTGAATAAGTAATATGATTCAGTCATAAAATGAGAGAACACAGACATGGTAAGCAAGAGCCCAGAATAGAAGTCAGGTTCCAGAATCAGTCCTGATTCTACCATTGAGATGtgtcttggacaagttacttaagaTTGAGTCCCAGTCTCTTAATTTGTAGAAGGAGGGCACTGAACTAGATCTCTTACATAGTtgtttctttttagtttcttcCCTTTATAGAAGATACTTTTAATAGAACAAGTTTTCTGTATGATAATCTTACACAAAAGTAGATGCTGGCTAGAATTTTCTACTATTACCTGTTAGGTTCTTCTCAATGTGTATTAAATTCTGTGTTGCTTGACCTTTGGGCTATAATTTTTTGTATTATACAGCTTCTCTGATGCCtcgagcagtaaagaatccacctgcaatgcaggagagccaggtttgatccctgggttgggaagatcccctggagaagggaatagcaacccactccagtattcttgcctggagaatcccatgaacagaggagcctggaggtctgcagtccgtggggtcacaaagagtcggacatgactaagcgactaatattttttgtattttaccaGAAAATACTCTTGTTAGGTTTTATTCCAGTTGAACTAAAATAAGGAATCAACCATTAGCCTAGTTCTTAGGAGAGGTACTTTAAACTTGAAAGAATATATATCTTATATGTAGCTGACCATCATAATACACAGTTATTTGAATTGACACCCTgcaattaaagttatttttataaaccaaaaattaaaatgaggttaattttttaaatattttttaggaaTTAACAGTTTAtatctatttaaaatgtataaccttTAAACGTGTGCatgtctcattttaaaattccagaaTAGAATAATACTTATTATACCTTCCCACttacatgtattttattaaaagaaattatagaTAGGTGGTGATGACCATGGCTTTGCAAGTGgtgcaatgataaagaatctgcctgccaatgcaggagatgcaggttgatccctgggttggaaaggtcccctgaagtaagaaatggcaacccactccagtattcttgcctaaaaaattccttGGGCAGAGTAGCCTgagaggctacagcccatggagttgcaaacagctggacgcCACTGAGCACGTGCACATGGTAATGACCTTAGGGAGGTAACTAAGAAAGAGACAAAGGATGGTTTTTTTGATTTCTGTAAGGTAATAAACGTGTTTTGGTGCTGAAAAATAGGTcgtgctcaataaatagttgaCTACACAGCAGAtagtattttaattgtttttctaagTGGATGGTGATTATTTGCATATGAATGTGTGTTAGCTAATTATAAAAAAGTTAATCAGAGGTATCCTTATAACCATGGGGGGGGAAATCCTTAACATTTTTGTATAAATTATGTACGTATAATTAATAAAGTTGATATATTAAGTTCcattttgataatatttaaaatacatactcTAAATGTAAATAGCCCTTTTAAGTCATTATAAAGTGTACATTAtagttattttctatttatagtttACTCATGaataatttcagagaaggcaatggtaccccactccagtactcttgcctggaaaatcccatggacagaggagcctggtgggctccagtgcatggggtcgctataagtctgacacgactgagcgacttcactttcacttttcactttcatgcattgaagaaggaaatggcaactcattccagtgttcttgcctggagaatcccagggactggggagcctggtggctaccatctatggggttgcacagattcagacacaactgaagcaacttagcagcggcagcaggaaTAATTTAAACTAGTTGTATTTCTTTAAACTACTATATTACAAGTATCTAAGATACTCTTGActtgtatattcagttcagaGTGTTCCAACCTAACTCAGTTaactgttaaattttatttgggggtTTTGACCAACTTTATTTCTTACTTGGATTATTATAGGAACTTCTTAACTAATAGTACCTGTATTTTGGATCTCCTGCTTTTGGATCTTCCCGGAGTCCACTGTTAAGTTTTTTACCTAAACTATACATCTAGCTGTATCACTTGTGTACCACTTAACTTTCCTAGCTCAGAAATCGGTAATCACCCTTTAATACCTACAGAATACAGCACAACTTGTTTCCATCATGTATATTATCCTCTGTGATTCTGTTCATCCTGTGTTCTAGCCATACTCGAATTCTTAGCATTTCTCAAACATGCTGACtttgtctgtttattttattctttaaattcaaCCAGTTAAAATTACATTTCAACTTTGTGGGAATATCATCCCTTTTACCAATCAAAatggatttttctttgtttctacagGGTTTGTATTATAACACTGTAGCAGTACTTACacgttttttaaattaatttttattggagtatggttgcttttgtttatcctttttttATATCATGATGTTATGCCTTTCTGTTCGACTtgactatgcttttttttttttttaattctagtgttaattgaataaatgaaagtaCAGCTTTTAAGGATCAAAGAGACGTGTTAACATGGGATGGGGGAAGGTAATGTGATGAAGTAAGAAGTAAAAGCAGACAAGAGAGAGCATCCCTTGCTTCATAGCCAGGGCTCATCTTCACTTTTGTTTCATTGACAATGTAATATTCACTCAATAAAGATTTGGATGAATATTCTGAATTTGCCTACTTAgaatttcttattatttaaaataaagaatcttTTTAACAATTATGTCCTTCATACCTTGAGAATGTTTAGGGAAGGATATTGATCTTCTTATAGTCTTTGAAACATTCTGTGTTTCCAGTGTACAGTACAATTTACCAGTTATGTGCTATGCCACCTATTAATTGATTTTGGTTGTAGAAGGCTATCCCCACCACAAACTATTTCCTCCTTTCTATCCCAGATAATTAGAAAGGATATTAAGTCTAAGGAAGCTGTGTATCTTTATGCCTATACTTCAGGGAGATTGGTAAGTCATTTAAAAAGATTTCATCATAAATAATACATGGCATTGATCTAAACATCAAGCAGGAAATTTTTCTGCATACTTTTGATCTTGAAAAAAATGACTCATGCATCGAGAGTTGAAATATTGATGTGCAGATGAATTTTTCTATTACTAGCTAAATTGAACAGTTCTGTCAACTAATTTGGTGTTCAAGTacatgctttcttcttttttagattACACTGTTTTTCTGTGGATGAGGTGAGTGGGTTAAAACACAGCTGTCAGGGAAAAAGCTATAGAGAAAGGTGAGGGTAGAGATATTGACCAAGATGCATCTGTGTTAGAGAAACTTTTCTTCAAGGAATGGCCTGTTTGAATTATCATTTTTAACCTATTCACCACCCTCTGATTTTTTGGTTGCTTGACCACCTCATCTCCAGTGAACTTTTCCTCCATTCCTTCTCAGCCACCTCATTTCCATGGTAAGTGGTAGACCTTTGTCATTTCCAGTACTTGCATCTGCTTTGAAAATTGTCAACTTAAAGCTCTTCATTCTGACTACCAGCTTCTGTTCTTTAGCATAGTTATTGGAACAGCTTACATTCCAACCAACCCTTTTCCATGGCCCATCATCCCTGCAGTGATTACATTTTCCAAATATGGCTGCAAAATATCTCTCATCCTATATTCTCCACAGTATAACCTTGCCACTCCATTATCAAGAAGTGGAGTTtatttctctacctttttctGGAAAAGAGTGTGGCTGCTTTGATTGATAAGAGTACAGTAAAAGTGACTGCTAATTCCAACAGCCTGTAATGGGCCTGACAGCTTTCATTTCCTCTCTGGAGCTTTTGCTTCCTTAGAATACCAGGTGCCATGTAAGGTGTGTGATTACCCTGAGATCatgctggaaaaaccaaagtCACATGGAAAAACTGGAAAGTGAGATACCAGACATGGAGTGAAGAAGCCACCTTGAAATTGATTCTCAAGCCTGTCACTCCAGGCTTCAAATGCAGCAGAGACAATCTCTTAGCTGAGCTCTTGCTAAATTCCTTTTGGGGTGGATTGTTAGGAAGTGTTTTAGGATGTGTTTTCCAGAGAAACAATTTCCCAGATCTGCAGCTGGTGAGCTGCAGACTCAGAAGAGCCCAAGGTGTAGTTCTAGTCCAAATCTGAAGGCCTAAGAACTGGGAGACCTGATTGTATAAGTTCTAGTCTGGGTTTGAGTTTGAAGGAAGGAGAGTCAATGTCCCAATTCAAAGGCAGGCCAAGAGTGAATTCTGCCTTactcttctgtgctgtgcttggttgctcagtcatgtct is a window encoding:
- the THAP5 gene encoding THAP domain-containing protein 5 isoform X1, whose amino-acid sequence is MPRYCAAICCKNRRGRNNKERKLSFYPFPLHDKERLEKWLKNMKRDSWVPSKYQFLCSDHFTPDSLDIRWGIRYLKQTAIPTIFALPEDNQEKDPSKKKSQKKKLKSEKEVCLKAKSEESFASNEPKKHPVNTDLLPEHAELLESSALVKPPDPKAESVQNNILTLSLVKQGPRKPESILETSVNQDMGIGGFHTSFENLSSTTITLTTASSEGIQQPLETQEVIEITTNHLANPHFTNNSVEIKSAQENPFILSTVTQTVEELNTDKESVIAIFVPTENSKPAINSFIPAPKETVEMEEDIDIEDSYKDVDYETEVLQIEHSYCRQDVNKEHLWQKVSKLHSKITLLELQEQQTLGRLKSLEALIRQLKQENWLSEENVKIIENHFTTYEVTMI
- the THAP5 gene encoding THAP domain-containing protein 5 isoform X2 codes for the protein MKRDSWVPSKYQFLCSDHFTPDSLDIRWGIRYLKQTAIPTIFALPEDNQEKDPSKKKSQKKKLKSEKEVCLKAKSEESFASNEPKKHPVNTDLLPEHAELLESSALVKPPDPKAESVQNNILTLSLVKQGPRKPESILETSVNQDMGIGGFHTSFENLSSTTITLTTASSEGIQQPLETQEVIEITTNHLANPHFTNNSVEIKSAQENPFILSTVTQTVEELNTDKESVIAIFVPTENSKPAINSFIPAPKETVEMEEDIDIEDSYKDVDYETEVLQIEHSYCRQDVNKEHLWQKVSKLHSKITLLELQEQQTLGRLKSLEALIRQLKQENWLSEENVKIIENHFTTYEVTMI